GCCCGGCCGAGAAAGCGTCGAAGCCGGGCCTCCAATGCTAAAATCAAGCATTGCCGGGCGGATAAGCCTGTCTTTATGCCCACTCAGCCGGGAGTGTGGCCGTGGGTTTTGCAGGGGGATGGGGAGGTTTATGGAGGCAGTGACTTTTCGCGCTGAACTGATCAGCCGGCTGGAGAAGAACCTCCACAAGGTTCTTCTGCGGATAGTATTGTCACCGGACTTGGAGAAGCCCGTTGAGTTTACGGGCGGAATGATCCTGGAACAGGCGCGCGCCGCGGCCCGGCGTTATGCCGTGGTGGACAAGCCGGGGGTGGTGCTGTTGCTGCTGCCGCACTCCCTGGAGCTGTTTCTTCTGCATTTAGGCTTGGTGCTGGAAGGTTGGCTGCCGGCGATTCTCCCGTGGCCGACGAGCCGCATGGACCCGGCGAAGTATCAGCGCAACCTCCTGCATCAATTACGCAACCTGCCGGCGCAGCAACTGATCACGCTGCCCAGGCTGGTGAGCAATCTGGCGGCGGGCCTGCCGTTTCCGGCCACGGCATGCACGGTGCCAGGCTGCGAAGCTCTGGAGCGGGCGTACGAGATTCCGCTGCCGCTGGAGAGTGCCGGGGACGGTGTGAAGGCGGGGCTGGATACGCAGCCGCCATCTGATTCCCTGTTCCTGCAGTTTTCGGGCGGGACGACGGGCGCGCAAAAAGCGGTAGTCGTGACAGCTCCGATGATGGCATCGCAGATGGACCGGCTGCGCGATGCGTTGGGGTTCGACAGCTCCGATGGAGTAGCCTCCTGGCTGCCGATGTATCACGACATGGGGCTGATTGCGTGTCTCTGGTTTCCGCTGTGGCACGGGGCGGCGTCCACGCAGATCAGCGCCAGCGACTGGCTGCTGGCGCCGGATCTGCTGTTCTCCTACCTGGACCGTTACCAGGCGACCTATTGCTGGCTGCCGAATTTCGCGTTCTCCTATCTGGCTGGCCAGCGCGGGCGAATGAACGGGCCTTACCGGCTGGGGCACGTTCGTGGATTTGTGAACTGTTCCGAGCCAGTGAGGGCGCGTTCGATGAACGCTTTCGCCGACACATTCGCCGATTGGGGCGTGCGGCGAACGGCGCCGCAGGCATCCTACGCGATGGCGGAGAATGTCTTTGCCGTGACACAGACTCCAATGGGCGAAGAGCCACGGCAGACGCCGCGAAGTGGGCTGCGGCATGCGGCCAAGAGCTACCCGCCGCTGGCATTCGACATGCTCGACGAAACCTATGTGTCCAGCGGCGCCGTTTTGGAAAGCATGGAAGTGCGGATTCGCGGTGTGAACGGCGACGACTGCGCGGAACGCGAACCGGGCGAGATTCTAATCCGGAGCGAGGCGTTGTTTTCCGGCTATTGGGGGTCGCAGGGGTTCCTGACGTCGTCGATCTCGGCGGACGGCTGGTACTCCACGGGCGACTACGGATTTATGGAGGCCGGCCATCTTTACGTGATCGGGCGGCTGAAGGACATCGTGATCGTCGGCGGCCAGAACATCTTTCCGGAAGACGTGGAGGCTGTGGTCAACGCGTTGCCGGGCGTGTATCCGGGGCGAGTGGTGGCGTTTGGCGTGGTTGACGAAGTCAACGGAACGGAAGCGCTGGCGGTGGTGGCGGAGATGCGGGGCGAGTGGGGGGCAGCGGCGGCAAAGCGGATGGAGCGAGAGATGCAGCAGGGCATCATGGCCGCCATCGGAATCGCGCCGCGCTATACGGGAGCGGTGCCGGAGCGCTGGATTGTGAAGAGTACAGCCGGCAAGATTTCGCGACGCGACACACGCGAGCGTTTTCTGACCGAGAAGCTGCGCCGTCAGCCCCAATAGTTCGTGAACGAGATCGGAGTACGAGGTAATTCATGCTGGATGAGTCTACTATCCGTGAAGCAGCCCGGGCCGTTGTGCAGTCGATGACGGGCGCGTTGGTGGCTGACGACGAGGCGCTGATCTCATCGGGGCTGATCGACTCACTGTCGATTCTGAAGCTGATCGGGCAACTGGAAGAACGCCTGAACATCGCTATTCCGGCGGCGCAATTGCAGCCTGACGATTTTGAAAACGTGGACTGGATTGTGGACACGGTGGGGAGGGTGGGCAAGGCTCGATGAGTCCTGGGCGCGCCGCCGGCGTGTTGCTGCCGTTGACAGCCATGGCGCTGGCGGGACTGCTGTGGGCCAGGCCGTTTGCGGCAGTGAACTTCGCGCTGGACCACCTAGTAGGCGCCGCGCCGGAGTGGACGCAGGTCAAGACGCTGCTGCGCGATCCGCAGCGGCATGAGACGACATCGGGCGAACTGGCGCGGCAAAGTTACGAGACCCTGTCCCGTTTCTGGGGGCCGCAGACGGGCCGCCGGCGCGTGGTATTCGCGGGCAACTCGCAGATGATGACCATGAGCCTGGCCCCAGGGGAAGCGCGCCCCGGACCGGTGGAAAAGACCTATTTTGATACTCTGTACGACAGCCTGTCGGAAAAGGCGGGCGCTCCGCTCTGCTACCGGTTGGCGGCAGGCGGGCTGACGTACGAGGAAGTGCTTTTCAATCTGCACTATTTCCTCGGCCGTCCGGAGTTGAAGCCGGACGTGCTGGTGCTGCAGATCAACTACCAGGCATTCCGCATGGGCGGCATCCGCGAAGGGCTGACTGATCTGCTGGCCAACCCGGCGATGCACGCCGCAGCGGAGGAAGAAGCGGCATCGGGCGCGCTGTACGCCGACGAGTTCCGCTCGACGCTGGATCGTTTCGCGCAGAAGGCGGCGGAATCAGCAGGCGGGACCGGAGCCCAGGAGGGGCCGGTGGTTCTTGGCGCCCGCCTGGAGCGCCAGTTCCGCGACGCCGCCAAGCACTCCAACTTGATGGCGGCGCGCCATATCCAGAAGGAAGAGTTTCTAGATGTGCTCTACCGGCTACGGCTCTACGTTTTGCAGTTGAAGCCGAGCACGGCACGCTCGATTGCCGGTTCACGGCTGTCGCGGAACCGGAGTTGCCTGGAGCGCATTGCGACTTTGTGCCAGTCTCAGAACGTGAAGCTGGTTCTGTTTCTGGCGCCGGTGAACCCGCGGGTCCTCCTGTTCAGCTCGGAGGAAGACAAGCTCTCCTATCGCGGCTACGTCACGGAACTGGCCGAGCGCTTCCACCTGAGCCTGTATGATTTTGAAGCGGCGATTCCTGAGCAATACTGGGGCTCGTATTACAACGCGCCAGACCCACTGCACATGGGCCGCCGCGGGCATGAATTATTTGCGGCCACACTACAACCGGCCGTGGAAAAGGCGCTGAGCCTCCCGTAACGCGAAATGCAGTTCAACTCCTATTCCTACCTGGTCCTACTGATTCCGGTGACTGTTCTGTTCTGGAATCTTCCGGTGGCTTGGCGCAAGTGGTACCTGCTGGCCGTGAGCGCCGCTTTCTATGCCAGTTGGAGCGTCACGTACGCGGCCATTCCCTACGCGCTGATCGGGATGTCGTGGCTGGTGGCACGGCGTATGATTGGCGCGTCGACAGAGAAAGACAAATCGTTCTGGCTGACTGTGGGTATCGCGGCCGTGTTGGCGGTGCTGGCATTCTTCAAATACCGCGACTTCGCGCTGGTTAACATGAGCATGATGCTGGCGGCGTTGGGGGCGGCGCCGATCCACACGACGCTCCAGCTCGCGCTCCCGTTGGGCATCTCGTTTTACGCCTTTGAGGCGGTGAGCTATCTGATCGACACGCGCCAGGGCAGGGTGCGTGATGCGCGGTTCCAGGATCTAGCCCTGTTTGTGACATTCTGGCCGCACATGATCGCCGGACCGATTGTACGCGTCCGCGAGTTTTTCCCGCAGATTGAAAAGCCGAAGCCTTTCAGCACGTTGCTGTTGGTAGAGGGCTGCGACCGGCTGTTGTGGGGACTGGTGCAGAAGAACCTGATTGCGAACAACCTGGCCGGATGGGTCAGCGAGGGCTTTCTACCGCAGGCCGCGGCGGCCAACTCGACGCTGGACAATTGGGCTCTGACAGTGGGGTTCGGCCTGCAGATTTACTTCGATTTCGCATCCTATTCGAACATGGCGATCGGCGCATCCCGGCTGGTGGGCATCGTACTGCCGGAGAACTTCCGGTTCCCGTATCACGCAGCCAGTCCGCCTGATTTCTGGGGTCGCTGGCACATGACGCTGTCACGCTGGATTCGCGACTATCTGTTCTTCCCGGTGAATGCAAAGTACAAGGGCGCGCAGGGGCCGCTGTACTTGAGCTTGTTGGGGATTATGGCCTTGGTCGGGTTGTGGCACGGGGCGGGGTGGGGTTTTATGCTGTGGGGCCTGTTCCACGGCGTGTATCTCGCACTGTACCGGATGTGGGAACACGTGACTGAGACGCGTTACCCGCAGTGGGCGAAATCGGCCGCCTGGGGCTGGTTCTGGCGTGTGTTCATCCTGGCGGGTGCGATGCTGGCCTGGGTTCCGTTCCGGTCCAGTTCCCTGGGCCAGACGGTGACGCTGCTGAAGTCCATGCTCTTTTCGTTCCGGTTCCATGTCTCCTACAGCTTGAATTTCTACCTGACCGTTGCGTTGGTATCGCTGTTCTGCATGCTGGAGCCGTGGCTTTGCAAGCAGTTGCGGCGGCGGCTGGTGCCGCAGGGCGCCGCGGCGCCCTGGCCGGTCTGGAACATCGCCTTGGCCCGGCCCATGATCTACGCCGGCGCGCTGCTATTGTTTCTGATCTTCGACGATAAAGATGTGCAGTTCATCTACTTCCAGTTCTGAGGTGGAAACGTCTCAGCACAAACGCGGATAGAGCTTATGACAACAACCAGGCGGAACTTTCTCATTCCGTTGGCGGCCTCTCCAGCGCTGGTCTGCTGCCAGGGCGCGCCGCGAGCGCAAAGTTCCGGCGGGCCGCGCCCCGGCGGCAAGGTGAGCGCGGCGGAGAATGCTGCGGCGTCGAGGCTGGATCAGTGGCGGATTCTCGGACCTGGCGGCGGCGGGGCGATGTTCTTTCCCGTTGTCAGCCCGCACGATCCAAAGCTAATGATGGTCTGCACCGACATGGGCGGTGTGTTTCTGAGCCGGGATGGCGGGCAGTCCTGGCGCTCGATCCAGCTACGGACCAAGGCGTTCTGGATGGCCTTTCATCCGGTGAATCCGCGGCGGCTGCTCATCAGCAACCGGGTTGGCCTCTATGAGAGCCTCGACCAGGGCGTGACATGGTCTCTCTTCTATCCGGACCCCGCCCAGGTGCGTGGCTTGCAGTACAGCGACTACGGACCTAGCCTGAGTCTGGTTCTGGCCAAGGGCACGGCGGGCGGGGCGACAACGATGGTGATTGACCCGCAGGACGCGGAGACGATCTTCATCACCGATGGCCGCATCCTGACTGCGACGGCCAACGGGGGAAAGAGCTGGAGAGCGCTGGCGACGCTGCCGGTACGGGCGCAGGCGATATACCTGGACCGCAATAGCACGCGCGGCAACCGCAGGCTGTTTCTTGTGGTGCACGGCCCGGCGCCTCTGGCGATCTACGAAGACGGCAAGCTGAGGCTGACGGAGCCGGCCAAGGCGGGAGAGTGGGTCACCAGCTCCGCCTGCGCCTTTCCGCCCGGAGGAGGACCGCCGGTGCTGTACGTGACCGCCGATTATCAAAAAGACGCGCAAGGGCGGCCGTTTGGCGGGCTGATCGTGACTCGCGATCTGGGGCGGACGTGGTCGCTGGGGCTGAATAACCTGCTCACGGAGCGTTCACAGCCTGACGCTTGGCCCCAGGTGACGGCCGTGGCGGCAGATGATTCGGGTGTTGCCTATGTCTCGCTGTCGCGTCTGAGCACCGCCGGGGATGCGCGCTCTTTGTTTCTGGGTGTCGGCAAATCGACTGACTCCGGCCAGACGTGGCGGCTTGTCTGGAAGGAGAACAACCAGAAGCTGGCGGCTAATGTAGAAGACCCGTGGATCACGGAGCGGTTTGGCGCGGAGTGGGGCGAGAATCCGTTGAGCATGACGATTGCTCCAGGCGGGAGCGGCGTCGTGTTGGGCACCGATTACGGCCGGCTGATGCGGTCAGTGGACGGCGGCAAGAGCTGGAAGGGTGTCTACAGCAAGCGTCTGGAGGATGGCTCGCACACCAGCACCGGCCTGGACGTGACAGCTTGTTCCGGAGTGCACTTCGATCCGTTCGACAAACAGAGGATCTTCCTCTCCTGCTTCGACATCGGCCTGCTGATGAGCGAGAACAGCGGGGGGAGCTGGCGCAGCACGACGAAGAACGGCGTACCGCAGGAGTGGTGGAACACCGCCTACTGGATGGAGTTCGATCCCTCAGTGAAAGGGCGGATGTGGGCGGCGGTGAGTCGGAATCACGAACTGCCGCAATATAGCGTCTTCAGCCGCGGAACCGGCGGGTTGAAGGGCGGAGTGGTGACGAGCGACGACGGCGGATGGAGCTGGCGGGCCAGCAGCGTGGGCCTTCCTCAGATGGCGGTAACACATCTGCTGGTGGACCCGAAAAGCCGGCCCGGACAGCGGACGGTCTACGTGACCGGATTTGGGCGCGGCGTCTACCGGTCCACCGATAACGGAGAGTCCTGGACCTCGGTCAATCAGGGACTTCCGCCGGGCGAGAACCGGGCCTGGCGTCTGGCAATGGACAAGGACGGCACGCTCTATGTCGTGCTTTATCGCAGATCCATTGACGACAAATTCGGCGGCGATGACGACGGCATGGTGTTCCGATCCAAGGACCAGGGTGGGAGTTGGCAGAGGATTGCGCTGCCGGCGGGATTCAACGGACCGACGGGCATCGCCATCGACCCAAGGACACCAAACCGGCTGTATCTGTCTGCTTGGGGGCGGGCGAAGCCCTACGATCTCCGGAAGAACGACGGGGGCGTGTGGAGTTCCTCCGACGGCGGCCTGACTTGGCGGAACGTATTGAGCAAGTGCCAGCATGTCTATAGCGTGACGGTGGACGACACCCGACCGGATGTTGTGTACGCGGCGGGCTATGAATCGTCCATCTGGCGATCAGACGACGGCGGAGGTAATTGGGCGAGAATCCGCGGTTTCAATTTCCAGGCGGCCAACCGGGTGATTCCGGACCCGCACAGCCCTGGCATGATCTACGTCACGACGTCGGGCAGCAGTGTTTGGCATGGCCCGTCGGCGGGAGATCCGGCTGCGGCGGAAGACCTGACAGGGCCGCCGGTGCTCCGGTATTCCGGATGACAGCATCCACCTGGCAGGCTGTTCAACTATCATAGAAAAGCGGCGTTTCCCCCCTCCATGGGCTTCATCATCACAACTGCAGTTATTGTTCTGCTCTACCTTTCGCCCGCGGCCACAATTCCGTGGCTGGCGCAGTATGGCTTCATGCCGGCGTTAATTGTATTGGGGTGTTTGGTCACCGTGGTGGGCTTCCTGGGAAGCCGCCTGTCGTTCACCGAGCCACAGATCATCCTGCTGCTGTTTTTTTGCGGGTGGACCACGATCAGCCCGGCGCTGCATGGCTGGGTGGGCGGCTTGGCGCCGACGTTCATG
The nucleotide sequence above comes from Armatimonadota bacterium. Encoded proteins:
- a CDS encoding phosphopantetheine-binding protein yields the protein MLDESTIREAARAVVQSMTGALVADDEALISSGLIDSLSILKLIGQLEERLNIAIPAAQLQPDDFENVDWIVDTVGRVGKAR
- a CDS encoding AMP-binding protein, with the translated sequence MTFRAELISRLEKNLHKVLLRIVLSPDLEKPVEFTGGMILEQARAAARRYAVVDKPGVVLLLLPHSLELFLLHLGLVLEGWLPAILPWPTSRMDPAKYQRNLLHQLRNLPAQQLITLPRLVSNLAAGLPFPATACTVPGCEALERAYEIPLPLESAGDGVKAGLDTQPPSDSLFLQFSGGTTGAQKAVVVTAPMMASQMDRLRDALGFDSSDGVASWLPMYHDMGLIACLWFPLWHGAASTQISASDWLLAPDLLFSYLDRYQATYCWLPNFAFSYLAGQRGRMNGPYRLGHVRGFVNCSEPVRARSMNAFADTFADWGVRRTAPQASYAMAENVFAVTQTPMGEEPRQTPRSGLRHAAKSYPPLAFDMLDETYVSSGAVLESMEVRIRGVNGDDCAEREPGEILIRSEALFSGYWGSQGFLTSSISADGWYSTGDYGFMEAGHLYVIGRLKDIVIVGGQNIFPEDVEAVVNALPGVYPGRVVAFGVVDEVNGTEALAVVAEMRGEWGAAAAKRMEREMQQGIMAAIGIAPRYTGAVPERWIVKSTAGKISRRDTRERFLTEKLRRQPQ
- a CDS encoding MBOAT family O-acyltransferase — protein: MQFNSYSYLVLLIPVTVLFWNLPVAWRKWYLLAVSAAFYASWSVTYAAIPYALIGMSWLVARRMIGASTEKDKSFWLTVGIAAVLAVLAFFKYRDFALVNMSMMLAALGAAPIHTTLQLALPLGISFYAFEAVSYLIDTRQGRVRDARFQDLALFVTFWPHMIAGPIVRVREFFPQIEKPKPFSTLLLVEGCDRLLWGLVQKNLIANNLAGWVSEGFLPQAAAANSTLDNWALTVGFGLQIYFDFASYSNMAIGASRLVGIVLPENFRFPYHAASPPDFWGRWHMTLSRWIRDYLFFPVNAKYKGAQGPLYLSLLGIMALVGLWHGAGWGFMLWGLFHGVYLALYRMWEHVTETRYPQWAKSAAWGWFWRVFILAGAMLAWVPFRSSSLGQTVTLLKSMLFSFRFHVSYSLNFYLTVALVSLFCMLEPWLCKQLRRRLVPQGAAAPWPVWNIALARPMIYAGALLLFLIFDDKDVQFIYFQF